In one window of Ferriphaselus amnicola DNA:
- a CDS encoding type I restriction-modification system subunit M: MNHQSLSSFIWSVADLLRGDYKQSEYGKVILPFTVLRRLDCVLETTKTAVLAELESRQQAGLNPEPFLLRKAGQSFYNTSPLDMKKLMGDQDHIRENLYSYVQAFSPAVRDIFERFDFHTQVERLGKAGLLYQVTEKFAQIDLHPESVSNSQMGLVFEELIRKFAEISNETAGEHFTPREVIRLMVNLLFIEDDDVLSKPGVVRTIYDPTAGTGGMLSIAGEYLEEHNPQARLTMFGQELNDESYAICKADMLIKGQDVANIMPGNTLSDDGHLHKKFDYMLSNPPFGVEWKKVEKEIRKEHEQQGFNGRFGPGLPRVSDGSLLFLLHLVSKMRPAAEGGSRFGIVLNGSPLFTGGAGSGESEIRRYVLENDLVEAIIGLPTDMFYNTGISTYVWILSNRKPEARKGNVQLIDASGFWQKMRKSLGSKRKELSDAHINEITRLFGEFVEAEQDGKPISRIFKNQDFGYRTITVERPLRDEQGKIVLGTKGKQKGKPQPDSSLRDTENVPLNEDVESYFKREVLPHAPDAWIDHDKTKVGYEIPFNRHFYVFQPPRPLAEIDAELKQCTDRILTMIAGLSA, from the coding sequence ATGAACCACCAATCCCTTTCATCTTTCATTTGGTCTGTCGCCGACCTGCTGCGTGGCGACTATAAGCAATCCGAATATGGCAAGGTGATCTTGCCGTTTACCGTGCTGCGCCGTCTGGACTGTGTGCTGGAAACCACCAAGACGGCGGTGCTGGCAGAACTTGAATCCCGGCAGCAAGCCGGGCTGAATCCGGAGCCCTTCCTGTTACGCAAAGCGGGACAGAGCTTCTACAACACCTCGCCGCTGGACATGAAGAAGCTGATGGGCGATCAGGATCACATCCGCGAAAACCTCTACAGCTACGTGCAAGCCTTTTCGCCCGCCGTGCGCGACATCTTCGAGCGGTTCGATTTTCATACTCAGGTTGAGCGTTTGGGCAAAGCTGGGTTGCTGTATCAGGTCACCGAGAAATTTGCGCAGATTGACCTGCATCCCGAATCGGTCAGCAACAGCCAGATGGGGTTGGTGTTCGAGGAGCTGATCCGCAAGTTTGCCGAAATATCCAACGAGACTGCCGGGGAGCACTTCACCCCGCGTGAAGTTATCCGTCTGATGGTTAATCTGCTGTTCATCGAAGATGATGATGTGCTGTCCAAGCCGGGCGTGGTGCGTACCATTTATGACCCGACCGCAGGCACGGGCGGAATGCTGTCCATCGCGGGCGAATATCTGGAAGAGCATAACCCTCAAGCCCGTCTCACCATGTTCGGTCAGGAACTCAACGATGAGTCCTATGCCATCTGCAAGGCCGACATGCTCATCAAAGGGCAGGATGTCGCCAACATCATGCCGGGCAACACGCTGTCGGATGACGGCCACCTGCACAAGAAATTCGACTACATGCTGTCCAATCCGCCGTTTGGCGTGGAGTGGAAAAAGGTCGAGAAGGAAATCCGCAAGGAACACGAGCAACAAGGATTCAACGGTCGCTTCGGCCCCGGCCTGCCGCGTGTGTCGGACGGCTCGCTGCTGTTCCTGCTGCATCTGGTCAGCAAGATGCGCCCTGCGGCAGAAGGCGGTAGCCGTTTCGGTATTGTGCTGAATGGCTCACCGCTATTCACTGGCGGCGCAGGTTCAGGCGAAAGCGAAATCCGCCGTTACGTGCTGGAAAACGATCTGGTCGAGGCTATCATCGGCCTGCCCACCGACATGTTCTACAACACCGGCATCAGCACCTACGTCTGGATACTCTCCAACCGCAAGCCGGAAGCGCGCAAAGGCAACGTGCAACTGATCGACGCCAGTGGTTTCTGGCAGAAGATGCGTAAGAGTCTGGGCAGCAAGCGCAAGGAACTGTCGGACGCGCATATCAACGAGATCACCCGCTTGTTTGGCGAGTTCGTTGAGGCCGAGCAAGATGGAAAACCGATCAGCCGCATCTTCAAGAATCAGGATTTTGGCTATCGCACCATCACCGTCGAACGCCCGCTGCGCGATGAGCAAGGCAAGATCGTGCTGGGAACAAAGGGAAAACAGAAGGGCAAGCCGCAGCCTGATTCCAGCCTGCGCGACACCGAAAACGTCCCGCTGAATGAGGATGTGGAAAGCTACTTCAAACGCGAAGTGCTACCCCACGCCCCGGATGCGTGGATTGACCACGACAAGACCAAGGTGGGCTACGAAATCCCGTTCAACCGCCACTTCTACGTGTTCCAGCCGCCGCGCCCGCTGGCCGAGATTGATGCAGAACTGAAGCAATGCACGGATCGGATTTTGACGATGATTGCGGGGTTGTCGGCATGA
- the cysD gene encoding sulfate adenylyltransferase subunit CysD: protein MESPQVWDTDLAFTHLTELGVADTKRTAERRLHELSILPIELDANSLRDELNRVPTPKVLEWEIEDVRARRKLVLFAQLAQLPSGADCLHANDARGARYWVPLEYPLTSEGGLTALTDALVKLRTHIDKDVVIFPHGALTELLRTMAAPAGIAFGLLGYQPVLDLSPQTQAARPHRALPAETMSHLDRLEAESIYIMREVAAEAENPVMLYSIGKDSAVMLHLARKAFHPAPPPFPLLHVDTRWKFQEMYQFRDYMAEVSGMDLLVHVNPEAIEKDINPFDHGSALHTDVTKTEGLKQALDKWKFDVAFGGARRDEEKSRAKERIFSFRTAQHRWEPKNQRPELWNLYNSKKRRGESIRAFPISNWTELDIWQYIYRENIPLVPLYFAKERPVVERNGMLLMVDDARMRLLPGETIQRRKIRFRTLGCYPLSGAIESESETLPEIILELMNSHVSERQGRAIDSDQSASMEKKKQEGYF, encoded by the coding sequence TTGGAATCACCCCAAGTTTGGGATACCGATCTTGCCTTCACTCACTTGACCGAGCTCGGTGTCGCGGATACCAAGCGAACCGCTGAGCGCCGCTTGCATGAATTGAGCATTTTGCCTATCGAGCTGGATGCGAACAGTCTGCGGGACGAGTTGAATCGCGTGCCCACCCCCAAGGTACTGGAGTGGGAAATTGAGGACGTGCGTGCGCGCCGCAAGCTGGTGCTATTTGCCCAACTCGCCCAGTTACCCAGCGGCGCTGACTGCTTGCACGCCAATGATGCGCGCGGTGCTCGCTATTGGGTTCCGCTCGAATATCCACTGACCAGCGAAGGTGGCCTCACCGCACTGACGGATGCGCTAGTCAAATTGCGCACCCACATCGACAAAGACGTGGTGATTTTCCCGCATGGCGCACTCACCGAGCTTTTGCGCACAATGGCAGCACCCGCCGGCATCGCCTTTGGCCTGCTAGGCTACCAGCCAGTGCTCGACCTGTCGCCGCAGACACAAGCTGCACGCCCACACCGCGCGCTACCCGCCGAGACCATGAGTCATCTGGATCGCCTCGAAGCCGAGAGTATCTACATCATGCGCGAAGTGGCTGCAGAGGCTGAGAATCCCGTGATGCTGTACTCCATCGGTAAAGACTCTGCCGTGATGTTGCACTTGGCTCGTAAAGCCTTCCACCCCGCGCCACCGCCCTTCCCGCTGCTCCATGTGGATACGCGCTGGAAATTCCAAGAGATGTACCAGTTCCGCGACTACATGGCTGAAGTGAGCGGTATGGATCTGCTGGTGCACGTCAATCCTGAAGCCATCGAAAAGGACATCAATCCTTTCGACCACGGCTCGGCGTTACATACCGATGTGACCAAGACCGAAGGCCTGAAGCAAGCGCTGGACAAGTGGAAATTCGATGTCGCCTTCGGCGGTGCCCGTCGCGATGAGGAAAAGTCACGCGCCAAGGAGCGCATCTTCTCCTTCCGCACCGCTCAACACCGCTGGGAGCCAAAGAATCAGCGCCCCGAGCTGTGGAACCTGTACAACAGCAAAAAACGCCGAGGCGAGAGTATTCGAGCTTTCCCGATCTCCAACTGGACTGAACTGGACATCTGGCAGTACATCTACCGCGAGAACATCCCGCTGGTGCCTTTGTATTTCGCCAAAGAGCGCCCCGTGGTCGAACGCAACGGCATGCTGCTGATGGTGGACGATGCCCGCATGCGCCTACTTCCCGGCGAAACCATCCAGCGCCGCAAGATCCGCTTCCGCACCCTGGGCTGCTACCCACTGTCCGGCGCCATCGAATCCGAATCCGAGACGCTGCCAGAGATCATCCTTGAACTGATGAACTCCCACGTCTCCGAACGACAAGGTCGCGCCATCGACAGCGACCAGTCGGCCTCCATGGAAAAGAAAAAGCAAGAAGGGTACTTCTAA
- a CDS encoding methyl-accepting chemotaxis protein, producing the protein MSNGHSSILGQLKLSFLGFGLSMGLVFPFYANLFVVWKDGMLLWFCIGCVVAGVTIGVINHRLLTLLLLSKLHQVAMAADRIRKGDLREGCGVRSRDTIGEITEGFDAMTMSLRETIKDISSAANVVDNSAREIGETMSSLDGNMAEHRSNSREIIHVVNGLSDASDSILTLSSEAGEGASSVDSLVQLGVTHVKASEQAISVLDTASKKISANATSLQTSAKEVEAAIADIRAIADQTNLLALNAAIEAARAGEQGRGFAVVADEVRKLSEQAAQATRRIDSVLKRVSQDVASTVELSNENAGAVREGLEASRLSSEIFVQIEQSTSAMRHSVDAVREAADDQQTLVGIVRTRIAENEVRTDDVAQYTASCLSDVQQMVQTAHDLNDITKKFVV; encoded by the coding sequence ATGAGCAACGGACATTCTTCAATACTTGGGCAGTTGAAATTATCGTTTCTTGGCTTTGGTCTGAGCATGGGGCTGGTCTTTCCTTTCTACGCGAACCTGTTCGTGGTTTGGAAAGATGGGATGCTGCTTTGGTTCTGCATCGGTTGCGTCGTGGCGGGGGTGACGATTGGCGTTATCAACCATCGACTGCTTACCTTGCTGTTGTTGAGTAAGTTGCACCAAGTGGCGATGGCGGCTGATCGGATACGCAAGGGTGATCTGCGTGAAGGGTGCGGAGTGCGTAGCCGCGACACGATAGGTGAGATCACCGAAGGCTTCGATGCCATGACCATGAGCTTGCGCGAGACAATCAAAGACATATCCAGCGCTGCCAATGTCGTCGATAACTCGGCCCGTGAGATCGGCGAAACTATGTCATCGCTGGATGGAAATATGGCGGAGCACCGTTCCAATTCACGGGAGATCATTCATGTGGTCAATGGGCTGTCCGATGCATCGGACTCGATCCTGACTTTGTCCAGCGAGGCGGGGGAGGGGGCATCCTCCGTTGATAGTTTGGTTCAGTTGGGCGTGACCCACGTCAAGGCATCCGAACAAGCGATCTCCGTACTGGATACGGCTAGCAAAAAAATCTCTGCCAATGCGACTAGCCTGCAAACCAGTGCGAAAGAGGTGGAGGCGGCGATCGCGGATATTCGTGCAATTGCGGATCAGACTAATCTTCTGGCATTGAACGCGGCGATCGAAGCCGCTCGCGCTGGGGAGCAGGGGCGCGGGTTTGCGGTCGTGGCGGATGAGGTTAGGAAGCTCTCCGAGCAAGCCGCACAAGCGACGAGACGTATCGACAGCGTGCTTAAGCGCGTCAGTCAGGATGTCGCCTCCACGGTGGAACTGTCGAATGAGAATGCGGGTGCTGTGCGCGAAGGTCTTGAAGCATCTAGGCTTTCCTCGGAGATATTTGTGCAAATCGAGCAATCGACTTCGGCGATGAGGCACTCGGTCGATGCGGTGCGCGAAGCCGCTGATGATCAGCAGACTTTAGTGGGTATCGTGCGTACCCGTATCGCTGAAAATGAGGTGCGCACCGATGATGTGGCTCAATACACTGCATCCTGTTTGTCGGACGTACAGCAAATGGTGCAAACAGCCCATGATCTGAATGACATCACCAAGAAGTTCGTGGTTTAA
- a CDS encoding serine/threonine protein kinase, giving the protein MDFQTFSALSPDSILSALESLGFRCDGRLLALNSYENRVYQVGIEDEAPLVAKFYRPQRWTDAAILEEHAFVQELVEREIPVVPALTLNGTTLHHFDGFRFSVFSKHGGRTPELENRDTLEWLGRFMGRIHAVGQLKDYAQRPTLDIATFGIEPRDYLLNNGFIPPDLDAAYRSVVDQALQGVRHCYERAGTSRQLRLHGDCHSGNMLWTDGGPHFVDFDDSRMGPAVQDLWMLLSGEREDRVRQLGDVLAGYEDFCEFDTRELHLIEALRTLRLIHYSAWLARRWDDPAFKHAFPWFNTQHYWQDRILELREQIALMEEAPLWAA; this is encoded by the coding sequence ATGGACTTTCAGACCTTCAGCGCTCTCTCCCCCGACAGCATCCTTAGCGCGCTCGAAAGTTTAGGCTTTCGTTGTGATGGGCGTCTCCTTGCGCTCAACAGCTACGAGAATCGCGTGTATCAAGTGGGCATTGAAGACGAGGCTCCGCTGGTGGCGAAGTTCTACCGCCCGCAGCGCTGGACAGACGCCGCCATCCTCGAAGAGCACGCCTTCGTGCAAGAACTCGTGGAACGCGAGATACCCGTAGTACCCGCGCTGACACTCAACGGCACCACGCTGCATCATTTCGATGGTTTTCGCTTTTCGGTCTTTTCCAAACACGGTGGCCGCACACCGGAGCTGGAGAACCGCGATACGCTGGAATGGCTGGGGCGATTCATGGGGCGCATCCACGCCGTTGGTCAGCTCAAAGACTATGCGCAGCGCCCCACACTGGATATCGCCACGTTTGGCATCGAGCCACGCGACTATCTACTGAACAACGGATTTATCCCGCCCGACCTCGACGCCGCTTACCGCAGCGTGGTAGATCAGGCGCTACAAGGGGTGCGGCATTGTTACGAACGCGCGGGGACATCTCGCCAGCTTCGACTACATGGCGACTGCCATTCCGGCAATATGCTGTGGACAGACGGCGGCCCGCATTTCGTCGATTTCGACGACAGCCGTATGGGACCCGCGGTGCAAGATCTATGGATGCTGCTCTCTGGCGAGCGCGAAGACCGCGTGCGCCAGTTGGGTGACGTGCTGGCCGGTTATGAGGACTTCTGCGAATTCGACACGCGCGAACTGCACCTCATCGAAGCGCTGCGCACCTTGAGGCTGATCCACTATTCCGCTTGGCTCGCCCGCCGCTGGGACGATCCAGCGTTCAAACATGCTTTCCCTTGGTTCAACACGCAGCACTACTGGCAGGATCGCATCTTGGAGTTACGCGAACAGATCGCGCTGATGGAGGAAGCTCCACTCTGGGCAGCTTGA
- a CDS encoding site-specific integrase encodes MASFRQLPSGKWQAIVRKRGQAPQYRSFDFKQDAQDWSADVETKINRRVFSDLASAREKTLGDALDEYAEYVKSRHRGANIELFRIDRWKSHQLSKRCIADITSEDIELFRKARQAEGVKDGTIRNDINVLRAAWKHGDFKVECPVARSFRVLKPADERDRRLSELEERYLFAALSSTQCSRPDKANRWLSLVARFAIETSARLGEVMSLRWERVDMKAAVATLLKEDTKNGEARLVPLSPGALDTLKSARALNPALTGPVFQTTRSAFDQGWKRAKARARKAYENDCRASSLPVDLGFLDDFRFHDFRHEAASRWALQFSHFDLKQITGHKDDRSLARYVNKSREDVSEIARKMKTRVS; translated from the coding sequence ATGGCGTCGTTTCGGCAATTACCCAGCGGGAAGTGGCAAGCGATTGTCCGGAAAAGAGGGCAAGCCCCGCAGTACCGATCATTTGATTTTAAGCAAGATGCGCAAGATTGGTCGGCCGATGTGGAAACAAAGATAAATCGACGGGTATTTAGCGATCTTGCTAGTGCTCGGGAAAAAACACTGGGTGACGCTCTGGATGAATACGCTGAGTACGTCAAGTCGCGGCATAGAGGGGCGAATATTGAGCTTTTCAGGATAGACCGATGGAAGTCGCATCAATTATCCAAGCGCTGCATTGCGGACATCACCAGCGAAGACATCGAGTTGTTTCGGAAGGCTAGGCAAGCCGAAGGTGTCAAGGATGGGACAATTCGGAATGACATCAATGTCCTCCGCGCGGCTTGGAAACACGGGGACTTTAAGGTTGAATGCCCAGTCGCCCGCTCGTTTCGAGTGCTGAAGCCGGCAGATGAGAGAGATCGCAGACTATCCGAACTGGAAGAGCGATACCTGTTCGCGGCTTTATCGAGCACGCAGTGTTCGCGGCCAGACAAGGCAAACAGGTGGCTGTCGCTGGTGGCACGATTTGCAATTGAGACATCTGCGCGCCTAGGTGAAGTCATGTCGTTACGCTGGGAACGCGTTGACATGAAAGCGGCGGTTGCGACACTCTTGAAGGAGGACACTAAAAACGGCGAAGCGAGATTGGTTCCGCTATCGCCGGGGGCACTTGATACATTGAAGTCTGCCAGAGCGCTGAATCCGGCGCTTACTGGGCCGGTATTTCAAACAACCAGAAGCGCGTTCGATCAGGGGTGGAAGCGCGCCAAGGCCAGAGCAAGGAAAGCCTACGAAAATGATTGCAGGGCATCGAGCCTTCCCGTCGATCTCGGCTTCCTGGATGACTTTCGATTCCATGATTTTAGGCATGAGGCTGCATCCCGGTGGGCACTTCAGTTCAGTCACTTCGACTTGAAACAAATAACTGGTCACAAGGATGATCGAAGCCTGGCGCGGTATGTAAATAAGTCGCGCGAGGATGTGTCGGAAATTGCTCGGAAAATGAAAACGAGAGTCAGTTAG
- the cysQ gene encoding 3'(2'),5'-bisphosphate nucleotidase CysQ, which translates to MEKLLADIVHIARQAGQAIMVVYADPANAVMTKSDDSPLTQADLAADRVIKDGLLALNTGWPILSEESAQIPFEERKAWSSFWLVDPLDGTKEFIKRNGEFTVNIALVENGQPILGVVYAPVLDVCYFAARGVGAFIKRGAEDAHPIHAVSPAAGEAIKVVASRSHADERTTALLQMLGEQQCVSMGSSLKLCLVAEGAAHYYPRLGPTMEWDTAAAHAVVIASGGNVHDNAGVELQYNKPDLHNPEFLVRASAAKPLRW; encoded by the coding sequence ATGGAAAAACTACTCGCAGATATCGTCCACATTGCACGACAGGCTGGTCAAGCCATCATGGTGGTATATGCAGATCCGGCCAATGCGGTGATGACCAAGTCGGATGACTCACCGCTGACCCAAGCGGACTTGGCGGCTGATCGTGTTATCAAGGATGGCTTGCTAGCCTTGAATACCGGCTGGCCGATCCTGTCGGAAGAGTCGGCGCAGATCCCATTCGAGGAACGCAAAGCATGGTCGAGCTTCTGGCTGGTCGATCCCTTGGATGGCACTAAAGAGTTTATCAAGCGCAATGGCGAGTTCACCGTCAATATCGCACTGGTCGAGAACGGTCAGCCCATCCTCGGTGTGGTGTATGCGCCAGTGCTGGATGTGTGTTACTTCGCCGCACGCGGTGTGGGCGCGTTCATCAAGCGCGGTGCCGAAGATGCGCATCCGATCCATGCAGTGAGCCCAGCGGCAGGGGAGGCGATCAAAGTCGTCGCCAGTCGATCACATGCCGACGAGCGCACCACGGCACTGTTGCAAATGCTGGGCGAGCAGCAATGCGTCAGCATGGGCAGTTCGTTGAAGCTCTGTCTGGTTGCTGAAGGGGCTGCGCATTACTATCCTCGCCTAGGGCCAACCATGGAGTGGGATACGGCCGCCGCTCATGCGGTGGTGATCGCATCCGGTGGCAATGTTCACGACAATGCGGGCGTTGAACTTCAATATAACAAGCCAGACTTGCACAACCCAGAATTCTTAGTTCGGGCAAGTGCGGCGAAGCCGTTGCGGTGGTGA
- a CDS encoding sulfite exporter TauE/SafE family protein has translation MIDWNYSIAGAVTGALVGLTGVGGGALMTPILLLIFGISPTTAIATDLWFAAITKIVGASIHHQSGQIDWQVAKRLWLGSIPMALLVVIALSLGESVSKISWLNHAIGGIVILTALGMFFSHRLMEVARAKRTGSGAQRFKQLQPALTTLAGAMLGIIVALTSIGAGALGSVLLVYLYPLRMTPHRLVATDLVHAIPLAVAAGLGYLFAGKVDGHMLVSLLAGSIPSVIVGSLLARKVSADWIKRILAVALIGIGAKTLLS, from the coding sequence ATGATCGACTGGAATTATTCGATAGCCGGTGCCGTGACCGGCGCACTGGTCGGCTTGACCGGTGTCGGTGGCGGCGCCTTGATGACCCCCATCCTGCTTTTGATCTTTGGTATCTCACCAACCACAGCCATCGCAACCGACCTCTGGTTCGCCGCCATCACCAAGATCGTCGGTGCTAGCATCCACCACCAGTCTGGGCAGATCGATTGGCAAGTAGCTAAACGCCTCTGGCTGGGCAGCATACCCATGGCACTTTTGGTAGTGATCGCCTTGTCGCTGGGAGAATCCGTCAGCAAAATAAGCTGGCTGAACCATGCTATCGGCGGCATCGTCATCCTCACCGCGCTGGGTATGTTCTTTTCTCACCGATTAATGGAAGTCGCCCGCGCAAAGCGCACGGGTAGCGGAGCACAGCGTTTCAAGCAACTTCAACCCGCGCTGACCACCTTGGCGGGCGCCATGCTGGGCATCATCGTCGCCCTGACATCGATCGGTGCAGGTGCGCTCGGTAGCGTCCTGCTGGTATATCTTTATCCGCTACGCATGACCCCGCATCGCTTGGTCGCCACCGACCTAGTGCATGCCATTCCACTGGCGGTCGCAGCGGGCTTGGGCTATCTGTTTGCAGGCAAGGTCGATGGCCACATGCTGGTGAGCCTACTGGCTGGCTCCATTCCCAGCGTGATCGTCGGTAGCCTCTTGGCTCGAAAAGTCTCGGCTGATTGGATCAAGCGTATCCTTGCCGTCGCCTTGATCGGTATCGGTGCGAAGACTTTGCTGTCCTAA
- the cysN gene encoding sulfate adenylyltransferase subunit CysN translates to MSKIAKTTSATRAADARTAVEAYLVEQEQLGLLRFITCGSVDDGKSTLIGRMLWEAKQIYDDQVASLKSDSKKHGTQGEDIDFALLVDGLAAEREQGITIDVAYRFFATDKRKFIVADTPGHEQYTRNMVTGASTADVAILLIDARYGVQVQTRRHAYLVSLMGIRHVVLAINKMDLVNFDQQVYQNIEADFREFAQTLGFESITPIPLSALKGDNMLSRSEKSPWYTGPTLMGYLETVDVSRPAKHDLVFPVQWVNRPNLDFRGFTGTITEGTVKVGDTVRVTATGQTAEVERIVTFHGDLPEARAGQAITLTLNREIDASRGDVFSHAQNPLDTTDQFEATIVWMGEEPGLSGRTYDLRLATQWTSASITAIDYKIDVNTLKHESHKQLELNDICVCKLSTSKPLAFDSFANSNSLGSFILVDRFTHATIAAGTIRHTLRRAQNIHRHSHTITRVERERLNGHQGKVFWLTGYSGSGKSTIANSFESAIHAEGYRTYTLDGDNIRHGLNKDLGFTDADRVENIRRVAEVAKLMVDAGLVVITAFISPFRSERDFARSLFEEGQFVEVFVDTPLDVCESRDPKGLYKKARAGQIPNMTGINSAYEAPLHAEIRIDTTQATPSESVSLMKAKLTQ, encoded by the coding sequence ATGAGCAAGATCGCTAAAACAACGAGTGCCACCCGCGCTGCCGATGCGCGCACTGCAGTTGAAGCCTACCTGGTAGAGCAAGAGCAACTCGGCCTGCTGCGCTTCATCACCTGCGGCAGCGTCGATGACGGCAAGAGCACGTTGATCGGCCGTATGTTATGGGAAGCCAAGCAGATCTATGACGATCAAGTCGCCTCCTTAAAAAGTGACTCCAAGAAACACGGTACCCAAGGTGAGGATATCGACTTCGCCCTGCTGGTGGACGGACTGGCCGCTGAACGCGAACAGGGCATCACCATCGACGTGGCATACCGTTTCTTCGCCACTGACAAGCGCAAGTTCATCGTCGCCGACACCCCCGGCCACGAGCAATACACTCGCAACATGGTTACCGGTGCCTCGACCGCTGATGTCGCCATTTTGCTGATCGACGCACGTTACGGCGTGCAAGTGCAGACCCGCCGCCACGCTTATCTGGTGTCGTTGATGGGCATCCGCCATGTGGTACTGGCCATCAACAAAATGGATCTGGTGAATTTCGATCAGCAGGTGTATCAGAACATCGAAGCCGATTTCCGCGAGTTCGCTCAAACACTGGGTTTCGAGAGCATCACACCGATCCCGCTGTCCGCGCTCAAGGGCGACAACATGCTCTCCCGTTCGGAAAAATCGCCTTGGTACACCGGCCCGACGCTGATGGGTTACCTAGAGACTGTGGACGTGAGCCGTCCGGCCAAGCACGATCTAGTATTCCCAGTGCAGTGGGTCAATCGACCGAATCTGGATTTCCGTGGCTTCACCGGCACCATCACTGAAGGCACCGTCAAAGTCGGCGACACCGTGCGCGTCACCGCCACTGGCCAGACAGCCGAAGTCGAGCGCATCGTCACCTTCCATGGCGACCTGCCGGAAGCGCGTGCAGGGCAAGCCATCACGCTGACCCTGAACCGCGAGATCGATGCCTCGCGCGGCGACGTGTTCAGCCACGCCCAGAATCCGCTCGACACCACCGATCAATTCGAAGCGACCATCGTCTGGATGGGCGAAGAGCCTGGGCTGAGTGGCCGCACTTATGATCTGCGCTTGGCGACTCAGTGGACTTCAGCCTCCATCACCGCCATCGACTACAAGATCGATGTGAACACGCTGAAGCACGAATCGCACAAGCAACTCGAATTGAACGACATCTGCGTGTGCAAGCTGTCCACCAGCAAGCCACTGGCGTTCGACAGCTTCGCCAACAGCAACAGCTTGGGTTCGTTCATTCTGGTGGATCGTTTCACCCACGCGACCATTGCTGCCGGGACGATCCGCCACACCCTGCGCCGCGCGCAAAACATCCACCGCCACTCACACACCATCACCCGTGTTGAGCGCGAGCGGCTGAATGGCCATCAGGGCAAGGTGTTCTGGCTGACCGGCTACTCCGGCTCCGGAAAATCGACCATCGCCAACTCGTTCGAGTCGGCGATCCACGCAGAGGGTTATCGCACTTATACCCTGGATGGCGATAACATCCGCCACGGTCTGAACAAAGACTTGGGCTTCACGGATGCCGACCGCGTCGAGAACATCCGCCGCGTCGCCGAAGTCGCCAAGCTGATGGTCGATGCCGGACTGGTGGTCATCACCGCCTTCATCTCGCCCTTCCGCAGCGAACGGGACTTCGCCCGATCCTTGTTCGAAGAGGGGCAATTCGTCGAGGTGTTCGTGGATACCCCTTTGGATGTCTGCGAAAGCCGCGACCCCAAGGGCTTGTACAAGAAGGCGCGCGCCGGACAGATCCCAAACATGACTGGGATCAATAGCGCTTACGAAGCACCGCTGCATGCTGAGATTCGGATCGACACGACCCAAGCGACACCTAGCGAATCCGTCAGCTTGATGAAAGCGAAGCTCACTCAGTAG